The genomic interval TGTTATTTATAGGGTAACCTTTATAGCCAAAAGTATAGTTGTTAACTCTTTCTAATGGAGGTAATAAATTTTTGTGACATTATTGGTCAAAAGTGGATTTTTCATAGTATTTATTTTATACTTGTAACTGTATAGGAGGGGTAGATGTGAACGATTTTGAAAAGGATCCGCAATCCAAAAATACTGATGTAGTCGATTCCATTAAAGGTTTTGGTTTTTCCTTTATCTTCTTCGTCCTGATTTTCGCAATTGGGGTAATATTCAACGTTGTAGGTTCATGATTTGAATTCGATACGTATTCCCATCTCCACTACTGACTTCGGAGATAATGGTATGCCGGAATAAAATTATTCATCCGGAAAAAGAGACTGCGAACTGCAGTCTCTTTTATTTTATGTCTTAATAACAGCCTATGGGAGATAGGTGGAAAATGTGCCTTCACCTTTCCTGAAATCGTATTGTACCGCACCATGCTTATCCGTTCGATAAATGTTTACCTCCTCAAACTGCAATGACTGGAGCACATCCCGATGAGGATGCGAGTACATGTTATTTACCCCAGCGGAAATAAGCCCATATACTGGATGAATCTCTTGGAGAAAATCCGAACCTGTTGACGTTCTGCTTCCATGGTGGGCAACCTTAAGCACGTCAATGGTCAAATTAGGATATAAGCGAATGATTTCTTTCTCTGTTTCCCTGCCTATATCACCAGTGAACAGCCACGTTTTCCCACCTAGTTCTGTATATAATACGAGTGAATTTTCATTTTTGGACTGACTATCCTTACTTGGTGAAAGTACATGGAAACCCCCATCCTCAATGGTCAGTTTATCACCCGACTCAGTCCGTACGATGTTTACTTCATTATTTTTTAATGCCTCCAATACTGGATTTGCAAATGTATAGTAATCACTGACAACCACGTGTTTAACAGGCATATCAGCTAATATATACGGAAAGCTGCCCATATGGTCTGTGTCTGCATGGGACAGAAAAATGGCATCAATTTTAGCAATTCCCTGTGACCTCAAATACGGCCGAATAATCTGTTTATACACATTGTCAGATGGCTTTTTTTCCCCGAAGTTTACTGGCGCTCCAGCATCAATAAGGATGACACCTTTACGATAAGGAAGTTCAACAACAAAGGCATCCCCCTGACCAATGTCCAGCATGGTTACCTTGCCATCCGGGGATAAATACGGCTTGATAATGATCAGCATAACAAGAAGTACCAGACTGCACCCCCAGGCAAAAGCCTCTTTTTGCTTTTTCGATTCAGCTTTTGCCATGAATACAACGAAACAGACATAATATAATACCGTTGCCAACAGTGGAAAAGACCCA from Lentibacillus cibarius carries:
- a CDS encoding YqzM family protein, giving the protein MNDFEKDPQSKNTDVVDSIKGFGFSFIFFVLIFAIGVIFNVVGS